One Manduca sexta isolate Smith_Timp_Sample1 chromosome 28, JHU_Msex_v1.0, whole genome shotgun sequence DNA window includes the following coding sequences:
- the LOC119191001 gene encoding probable pseudouridine-5'-phosphatase isoform X1 — translation MLLGVRGACMRVGRGGEIVTAASSLRRFKKVTHCLFDLDGTVLDSEVMYHKMVQQICEKYRRVYTKEMQIRMYGVTDREICVTVVRELRLPISADEFETQLESMAQSMLPSAPLLKGAERLLTHLYDYSIPLALATNSTEQAVRLHACARPQLFGMFHHKVSITDPEVDRGKPNPDIYLVAAARFPDKPKPIQCLVFEDSAVGVEAAKEAGMQVVMVPDPRLTREHTRHATLVLRSLLEFRPELFGLPPFHDDPANTDGRPRP, via the exons ATGTTGTTGGGGGTGCGCGGTGCGTGCATGAGGGTTGGGAGGGGAGGTGAGATAGTCACAGCCGCTAGCAGCTTGCGTCGCTTCAAGAAGGTTACTCACTGTCTCTTCGACCTCGACGGGACTGTTCTCG ATTCCGAAGTGATGTACCACAAGATGGTTCAACAGATTTGCGAGAAGTACCGACGAGTGTATACGAAGGAGATGCAAATAAGG ATGTACGGCGTTACGGACCGCGAGATCTGCGTGACGGTGGTGAGGGAGTTGCGGCTGCCGATCTCAGCGGACGAGTTCGAGACGCAGCTCGAGTCCATGGCGCAGAGCATGCTGCCCAGTGCACCGCTGTTGAAGG GTGCAGAGCGTCTGCTGACGCACCTGTACGACTACAGCATTCCATTAGCACTGGCGACTAACTCCACGGAGCAGGCGGTGCGTCTTCACGCATGCGCCAGACCGCAGCTCTTCGGCATGTTCCACCATAAG GTGAGCATAACAGACCCCGAGGTGGACCGCGGCAAGCCGAATCCTGACATCTATCTCGTAGCAGCGGCGCGCTTCCCCGACAAACCCAAGCCAATACAG TGTCTCGTGTTTGAAGATTCGGCGGTGGGCGTGGAGGCGGCGAAAGAGGCTGGCATGCAG GTGGTAATGGTCCCGGACCCTCGTCTCACCCGTGAACACACGCGACATGCGACGTTGGTGCTTCGCTCTCTGCTGGAGTTCCGTCCGGAATTATTTGGTTTGCCGCCGTTCCATGATGACCCCGCCAACACTGATGGACGTCCGCGACCATAG
- the LOC119191001 gene encoding probable pseudouridine-5'-phosphatase isoform X2, which translates to MLLGVRGACMRVGRGGEIVTAASSLRRFKKVTHCLFDLDGTVLDSEVMYHKMVQQICEKYRRVYTKEMQIRMYGVTDREICVTVVRELRLPISADEFETQLESMAQSMLPSAPLLKGAERLLTHLYDYSIPLALATNSTEQAVRLHACARPQLFGMFHHKVSITDPEVDRGKPNPDIYLVAAARFPDKPKPIQIRRWAWRRRKRLACRW; encoded by the exons ATGTTGTTGGGGGTGCGCGGTGCGTGCATGAGGGTTGGGAGGGGAGGTGAGATAGTCACAGCCGCTAGCAGCTTGCGTCGCTTCAAGAAGGTTACTCACTGTCTCTTCGACCTCGACGGGACTGTTCTCG ATTCCGAAGTGATGTACCACAAGATGGTTCAACAGATTTGCGAGAAGTACCGACGAGTGTATACGAAGGAGATGCAAATAAGG ATGTACGGCGTTACGGACCGCGAGATCTGCGTGACGGTGGTGAGGGAGTTGCGGCTGCCGATCTCAGCGGACGAGTTCGAGACGCAGCTCGAGTCCATGGCGCAGAGCATGCTGCCCAGTGCACCGCTGTTGAAGG GTGCAGAGCGTCTGCTGACGCACCTGTACGACTACAGCATTCCATTAGCACTGGCGACTAACTCCACGGAGCAGGCGGTGCGTCTTCACGCATGCGCCAGACCGCAGCTCTTCGGCATGTTCCACCATAAG GTGAGCATAACAGACCCCGAGGTGGACCGCGGCAAGCCGAATCCTGACATCTATCTCGTAGCAGCGGCGCGCTTCCCCGACAAACCCAAGCCAATACAG ATTCGGCGGTGGGCGTGGAGGCGGCGAAAGAGGCTGGCATGCAG GTGGTAA